The following are encoded together in the Streptomyces flavofungini genome:
- the ftsW gene encoding putative lipid II flippase FtsW, giving the protein MAGRASVRTPRTPKRPARPRATPAVRESGLRRFYDRARKAWDRPLTAYYLIFGSSLLITALGLVMVYSASMIQALQLNLPASYFFRKQFVAAVLGSALLLIAMRMPIKLHRALSYPMLAASVFLMALVQIPGIGRSVNGNQNWIYLGGPFQLQPSEFGKLALVLWGADLLARKQDKRLLAQWKHMLVPLVPVTFMLLGLIMLGGDMGTAIILTAILFGLLWLAGAPTRLFAGVLSIAAVLGVILIKTSPNRMARLACIGATDPGPGDQCWQAVHGIYALASGGFFGSGLGASVEKWGQLPEPHTDFIFAITGEELGLAGTLSVLALFAALGYAGIRVAGRTEDPFVRYAAGGVTTWITAQAVINVGAVLGLLPIAGVPLPLFSYGGSALLPTMFAVGLLIAFAREDPAAKAALAMRQPRVRWNTMRRRVKARSSGER; this is encoded by the coding sequence ATGGCCGGGCGCGCCTCCGTGCGCACTCCGCGCACCCCGAAACGACCGGCGCGGCCGCGGGCCACCCCGGCGGTCCGCGAGAGTGGGCTGCGGCGGTTCTACGACCGGGCCCGCAAGGCCTGGGACCGCCCGCTCACGGCGTACTACCTGATCTTCGGCAGCAGCCTGCTGATCACGGCGCTCGGCCTCGTGATGGTCTACTCGGCGTCGATGATCCAGGCGCTGCAGCTGAACCTGCCCGCCTCCTACTTCTTCCGCAAGCAGTTCGTCGCCGCGGTCCTCGGTTCCGCCCTGCTGCTCATCGCCATGCGGATGCCGATCAAGCTGCACCGGGCGCTGTCCTACCCGATGCTCGCCGCTTCCGTGTTCCTGATGGCCCTCGTCCAGATCCCCGGAATAGGGCGCAGCGTCAACGGGAATCAGAACTGGATCTATTTGGGGGGCCCTTTCCAGCTCCAGCCCAGTGAGTTCGGCAAGCTCGCGCTGGTGCTCTGGGGCGCGGACCTGCTGGCGCGCAAACAGGACAAACGGCTGCTCGCCCAGTGGAAGCACATGCTGGTGCCACTGGTCCCCGTGACCTTCATGCTGCTCGGCCTGATCATGCTGGGCGGCGACATGGGCACGGCCATCATCCTCACCGCGATCCTGTTCGGCCTGCTGTGGCTGGCGGGCGCCCCGACCCGGCTGTTCGCGGGCGTCCTGAGCATCGCGGCCGTCCTCGGTGTGATCCTCATCAAGACCAGCCCGAACCGGATGGCCCGGCTCGCCTGCATCGGCGCGACCGACCCCGGACCCGGCGACCAGTGCTGGCAGGCCGTACACGGCATCTACGCCCTGGCCTCCGGCGGATTCTTCGGTTCCGGCCTCGGCGCGAGTGTGGAAAAATGGGGTCAACTTCCCGAACCGCACACCGACTTCATCTTCGCCATCACCGGGGAGGAACTCGGTCTGGCGGGGACGCTGTCGGTGCTCGCCCTGTTCGCGGCTCTAGGCTATGCGGGTATCCGCGTGGCCGGACGCACGGAGGACCCCTTCGTGAGGTACGCAGCGGGAGGCGTGACCACCTGGATCACGGCCCAGGCCGTGATCAACGTCGGTGCGGTGCTCGGTCTGCTGCCGATCGCCGGTGTTCCGCTCCCGCTGTTCTCCTACGGGGGCTCAGCCCTGCTGCCGACCATGTTCGCCGTGGGACTCCTGATCGCCTTCGCGCGTGAGGACCCCGCGGCGAAGGCGGCCCTGGCCATGCGGCAGCCTCGGGTGAGATGGAACACGATGCGACGGCGCGTCAAGGCGCGCTCGTCCGGAGAGCGGTGA
- a CDS encoding DivIVA domain-containing protein, whose protein sequence is MPLTPEDVRNKQFTTVRLREGYDEDEVDAFLDEVEAELTRLLRENEDLRAKLAAATRAAAQNQQQGGMRKGPGGPGGPDGPQDQRGPGAPVPAAISGPQPVPPQQQHPMGGPPQLPGGAPQLPPGPGGHGPQGGPQGPGPMGQGPGPMGQGQMQGQMGGPMGGPMGGHGPQLPQPGQGPGGDSAARVLSLAQQTADQAIAEARSEANKIVGEARSRAEGLERDARAKADALERDAQEKHRVAMGSLESARATLERKVEDLRGFEREYRTRLKSYLESQLRQLETQADDSLAPPRTPATASLPPSPAPSMASAGAGAPSYGGNQSMGGNQPAGAPSYGGQQQMSPAMTQPMAPVRPQGQQPMQQAPSPMRGFLIDEDDN, encoded by the coding sequence ATGCCGCTGACCCCCGAGGACGTGCGGAACAAGCAGTTCACGACCGTCCGTCTCCGAGAAGGCTATGACGAGGACGAGGTCGATGCCTTCCTAGATGAGGTCGAGGCCGAGCTGACCCGCCTGCTCCGCGAGAACGAGGACCTGCGCGCCAAGCTGGCCGCGGCCACGCGTGCCGCGGCGCAGAACCAGCAGCAGGGCGGCATGCGCAAGGGCCCCGGCGGTCCCGGTGGCCCCGACGGACCGCAGGACCAGCGAGGTCCCGGTGCTCCCGTGCCCGCCGCAATATCTGGCCCGCAGCCGGTGCCGCCGCAGCAGCAGCACCCGATGGGCGGCCCGCCCCAGCTGCCGGGCGGCGCTCCGCAGCTTCCCCCGGGCCCCGGCGGCCACGGTCCGCAGGGTGGCCCGCAGGGGCCTGGCCCCATGGGTCAGGGCCCCGGTCCGATGGGCCAGGGTCAGATGCAGGGACAGATGGGTGGCCCCATGGGCGGCCCGATGGGCGGTCACGGCCCGCAGCTTCCGCAGCCCGGCCAGGGCCCCGGCGGCGACAGCGCCGCCCGTGTGCTCTCGCTCGCGCAGCAGACCGCCGACCAGGCGATCGCGGAGGCCCGTTCCGAGGCCAACAAGATCGTGGGCGAGGCCCGTTCGCGCGCCGAGGGCCTGGAGCGGGACGCCCGCGCCAAGGCCGACGCCCTGGAGCGGGACGCGCAGGAGAAGCACCGCGTCGCGATGGGCTCCCTGGAGTCCGCCCGCGCCACCCTTGAGCGCAAGGTCGAGGACCTGCGCGGCTTCGAGCGCGAGTACCGCACGCGGCTGAAGTCCTACCTGGAGTCGCAGCTGCGTCAGCTGGAGACCCAGGCCGACGACTCGCTGGCTCCGCCGCGGACCCCGGCGACCGCGTCCCTTCCGCCGTCCCCGGCGCCTTCCATGGCCTCGGCCGGCGCGGGTGCCCCGTCCTACGGCGGCAACCAGTCGATGGGTGGCAACCAGCCCGCGGGCGCGCCGTCCTACGGCGGGCAGCAGCAGATGTCGCCCGCGATGACGCAGCCGATGGCGCCGGTGCGGCCGCAGGGCCAGCAGCCGATGCAGCAGGCTCCGTCCCCGATGCGGGGATTCCTCATCGACGAGGACGACAACTGA
- a CDS encoding YggT family protein has product MGVVLQVIYIALMCFLIVLIFRLVMDYVFQFARSWQPGKAMVVVLEATYTVTDPPLKLLRRFIPPLRLGGVALDLSFFVLMIIVYILISVVSRL; this is encoded by the coding sequence ATGGGCGTGGTCTTGCAAGTGATCTACATCGCGCTGATGTGTTTCCTCATCGTGCTGATCTTCCGGCTGGTCATGGACTACGTCTTCCAGTTCGCCCGCTCATGGCAACCCGGCAAGGCGATGGTGGTCGTTCTGGAGGCCACCTACACTGTCACCGATCCACCGCTCAAGCTTCTGCGGCGGTTCATTCCGCCGCTGCGTCTCGGGGGCGTGGCGCTCGACCTGTCCTTCTTCGTGCTGATGATCATCGTCTACATCCTGATCTCCGTCGTGAGCCGGCTGTGA
- the pgeF gene encoding peptidoglycan editing factor PgeF encodes MSGAHFAFTDRWGGVSAVPYEELNLGGAVGDDPEAVRHNREAVAGNLGIDPARVVWMNQVHGRDVAVVDGPWPDDREIPAVDAVVTARRGVALAVLTADCTPVLLADPVAGVAAAAHAGRPGMLAGVVPAAVEAMVALGASPDRIVARTGPAVCGRCYEVPADMRADVAAVEPAAYAETSWGTPAVDVTAGVHAQLDRLGVRDREQSPVCTRESDDHFSYRRDRTTGRLAGYVWLD; translated from the coding sequence GTGAGCGGCGCCCACTTCGCCTTCACCGACCGGTGGGGCGGGGTGAGCGCCGTTCCGTACGAGGAGCTCAACCTCGGCGGAGCGGTCGGGGACGACCCCGAAGCCGTACGCCACAACCGCGAGGCCGTCGCCGGGAACCTCGGCATCGACCCCGCGCGGGTGGTCTGGATGAACCAGGTGCACGGCCGGGACGTCGCCGTGGTCGACGGCCCCTGGCCGGACGACCGGGAGATCCCGGCGGTCGACGCGGTCGTCACCGCCCGGCGCGGGGTCGCCCTCGCCGTCCTCACCGCCGACTGCACCCCGGTCCTGCTCGCCGACCCGGTCGCGGGAGTCGCCGCGGCCGCGCACGCGGGCCGGCCCGGAATGCTCGCCGGGGTGGTGCCCGCGGCCGTCGAGGCCATGGTGGCCCTCGGCGCGAGCCCGGACCGGATCGTGGCCCGCACCGGGCCCGCCGTCTGCGGGCGTTGTTACGAAGTACCCGCGGACATGCGCGCCGACGTCGCCGCCGTGGAACCCGCGGCGTACGCCGAGACGAGCTGGGGCACGCCCGCGGTCGACGTGACCGCCGGGGTGCACGCGCAGCTCGACCGGCTCGGCGTGCGCGACCGGGAGCAGTCGCCGGTGTGCACGCGGGAGTCGGACGATCACTTCTCGTACCGCCGCGACCGCACCACCGGTCGTCTCGCGGGCTACGTGTGGTTGGACTGA
- a CDS encoding cell division protein FtsQ/DivIB, whose translation MAGRAGPKTAERRGAGSDPSRPSGPRSRRPRLPRAPRAPRVRLLIVLVLALAVLAGGGAWVFYGSPWLRVERVTTSGTMVLKPDEVRDVAGVPIGEPLISVDSGAIEERLKRKLPRIDSVDVIRSWPHGIALKVTERTPALLIEKGGKFIEVDAKGVRFATVEKAPKATPLLDMATDPAGGAAASLRRFDAARLRREAVRVVTALPGAVAADTRTVRVRSYDSISLRLRDGRTVMWGSGEKGRAKAEALAGLMKAVPKARHFDVSVPTAPASSTS comes from the coding sequence GTGGCCGGACGGGCCGGACCGAAGACCGCCGAACGGCGGGGGGCCGGGTCTGATCCGTCCCGCCCGTCCGGCCCGCGCTCCCGCCGACCGCGGCTGCCGCGGGCCCCGCGGGCGCCGCGGGTGCGCCTCCTGATCGTCCTGGTGCTCGCCCTCGCCGTGCTCGCCGGGGGCGGCGCCTGGGTGTTCTACGGCTCGCCGTGGCTGCGGGTGGAGCGGGTGACGACGTCGGGGACGATGGTCCTGAAGCCGGACGAGGTCCGCGACGTCGCGGGCGTGCCGATCGGGGAACCGCTGATTTCGGTCGATTCCGGGGCCATCGAAGAGCGGCTTAAGAGAAAATTGCCCCGAATTGACTCGGTTGATGTCATCCGCTCCTGGCCCCATGGAATCGCACTGAAAGTGACGGAGCGCACGCCGGCTCTGCTCATCGAAAAGGGCGGAAAGTTCATCGAAGTGGACGCGAAGGGTGTCCGTTTCGCCACGGTCGAGAAGGCACCGAAGGCCACGCCCCTGCTCGACATGGCGACGGACCCCGCCGGCGGCGCCGCCGCGAGCCTGCGCCGCTTCGACGCCGCCCGGCTCCGCCGCGAGGCCGTCCGCGTGGTCACCGCCCTGCCCGGCGCGGTCGCCGCGGACACCCGGACCGTCAGGGTCCGTTCGTACGACTCGATCTCGCTGCGGTTGCGCGACGGCCGCACGGTCATGTGGGGGAGCGGTGAGAAGGGCCGCGCAAAGGCCGAGGCGCTCGCCGGGCTCATGAAAGCAGTTCCGAAGGCACGGCACTTCGATGTGAGCGTCCCCACCGCCCCTGCGTCATCGACGAGTTGA
- the murG gene encoding undecaprenyldiphospho-muramoylpentapeptide beta-N-acetylglucosaminyltransferase, which yields MHVVLAGGGTAGHIEPALALADALRRQDPTVGITALGTERGLETRLVPERGYELALIPAVPLPRKPTPELITVPGRLRGTIKAAEQVLERTKADCVVGFGGYVALPGYLAAKRAGVPIVVHEANARPGLANKIGSRYASGVAVSTPDSKLRGSRYIGIPLRRTIALLDRARVRPEARAAFNLDPNLPTLLVSGGSQGARRLNEVVQQVAPVLQRAGIQILHAVGPKNEMPYVENMPGMPPYIPVPYVDRMDLAYAAADMMLCRAGAMTVAELSAVGLPAAYVPLPIGNGEQRLNAQPVVKAGGGLLVDDAELTPEWVQGNVLPVLADPHRLYEMSRAASEFGRRDADDLLVNMVYEAIASRRDA from the coding sequence GTGCATGTCGTACTCGCCGGTGGGGGGACCGCCGGCCACATCGAGCCTGCGCTCGCCCTCGCGGACGCCCTGCGCAGGCAGGACCCGACCGTGGGGATCACGGCCCTGGGCACGGAGCGCGGCCTCGAGACCCGACTCGTACCCGAGCGGGGCTATGAACTCGCCCTCATCCCCGCCGTGCCGCTGCCGCGCAAACCCACCCCCGAGCTGATCACCGTGCCCGGGCGGCTGCGCGGCACCATCAAGGCGGCCGAGCAGGTCCTTGAGCGCACCAAGGCCGACTGCGTGGTGGGCTTCGGCGGCTACGTGGCGCTGCCGGGCTATCTGGCGGCCAAGCGCGCGGGCGTGCCGATCGTGGTGCACGAGGCCAACGCGCGCCCCGGGCTCGCCAACAAGATCGGCTCGCGGTACGCCTCGGGGGTCGCGGTCTCCACGCCCGACAGCAAGCTGCGCGGCTCGCGCTACATCGGCATCCCGCTGCGCCGCACCATCGCGCTGCTCGACCGGGCCCGGGTCCGCCCGGAGGCCCGCGCGGCCTTCAACCTCGACCCGAACCTGCCCACGCTGCTCGTCTCCGGCGGCTCCCAGGGCGCCCGGCGCCTCAACGAGGTCGTCCAGCAGGTCGCCCCGGTCCTCCAGCGCGCGGGCATCCAGATCCTGCACGCGGTCGGCCCGAAGAACGAAATGCCGTACGTGGAGAACATGCCCGGGATGCCCCCCTACATCCCGGTACCGTACGTGGACCGGATGGACCTCGCGTACGCCGCGGCCGACATGATGCTCTGCCGCGCGGGCGCGATGACCGTCGCCGAGCTGTCCGCCGTCGGGCTGCCGGCCGCCTACGTCCCGCTGCCCATCGGCAACGGCGAACAGCGGCTGAACGCCCAGCCGGTGGTCAAGGCGGGCGGCGGTCTGCTGGTCGACGACGCGGAGCTGACGCCCGAGTGGGTCCAGGGCAACGTCCTGCCCGTGCTCGCCGACCCGCACCGGCTGTACGAGATGTCCCGTGCCGCTTCGGAGTTCGGCCGCAGGGACGCCGACGACCTCCTCGTCAACATGGTGTACGAGGCGATTGCGTCACGCCGCGACGCGTGA
- the murD gene encoding UDP-N-acetylmuramoyl-L-alanine--D-glutamate ligase yields MTSWQGRNVTVAGLGVSGLSAARALAGLGAVVTVVDGGDGEAQRARAAELAGTGISVRLGDAETLPDGTDLVVTSPGWKPSSPLFTAAADAGVDVVGDVEIAWRLRGPDAAPWLAITGTNGKTTTTQMLASILAAAGLRTAAVGNIGTPIVDVVLEDRAAREARSIEDGGGRREGDAYDVLAVELSSYQLHWAPSLRVHSAAVLNLAPDHLDWHGSMEAYAADKGRIYEGNQVACVYNAADKATEDLVREADVEEGCRAIGFTLTAPAPSQLGVVDGILVDRAFVPDRQKQAQELAEFSDLLPPAARRPSEEGASRPLKPAPHTIANALAAAGLARAFGVEAAAVREGLRAFRPDAHRIEHVADVEDVAYIDDSKATNTHAAQASLAAYESIVWIAGGLAKGATFDELVAGAAGRLRGVVLIGADRALIREALARHAPEVPVVDLDRTDTGAMSEAVRQAARLARPGDTVLMAPACASMDMFTNYNKRGDAFAAAVRELGASA; encoded by the coding sequence GTGACCAGCTGGCAGGGCAGGAACGTCACCGTCGCCGGGCTCGGCGTGAGCGGCCTCAGCGCCGCCCGCGCGCTCGCGGGCCTCGGCGCGGTGGTGACCGTCGTGGACGGCGGCGACGGCGAGGCCCAGCGGGCGCGCGCCGCGGAGCTGGCGGGCACCGGCATCTCCGTGCGCCTCGGGGACGCCGAGACGCTTCCCGACGGCACCGACCTCGTCGTCACCTCGCCCGGCTGGAAGCCCTCGTCGCCGCTGTTCACGGCCGCCGCCGACGCGGGCGTGGACGTGGTCGGCGACGTCGAGATCGCCTGGCGCCTGCGCGGCCCCGACGCCGCGCCCTGGCTCGCGATCACCGGCACCAACGGCAAGACCACCACCACGCAGATGCTGGCGTCGATCCTGGCCGCGGCCGGGCTGCGCACGGCGGCCGTGGGCAACATCGGCACCCCGATCGTGGACGTGGTCCTCGAAGACAGGGCGGCGCGCGAAGCGCGTTCGATTGAGGACGGTGGTGGGCGACGGGAGGGAGACGCGTACGACGTCCTCGCCGTCGAGCTGTCCTCCTACCAGCTGCACTGGGCGCCCTCCCTGCGCGTCCACTCGGCGGCCGTCCTGAACCTGGCGCCCGACCACCTCGACTGGCACGGCTCCATGGAGGCGTACGCCGCCGACAAGGGCCGCATCTACGAGGGCAACCAGGTCGCCTGCGTCTACAACGCGGCCGACAAGGCGACGGAGGACCTGGTCCGCGAGGCCGACGTCGAAGAGGGCTGCCGTGCCATCGGTTTCACACTGACCGCGCCCGCCCCCTCGCAACTGGGCGTCGTGGACGGCATCCTGGTCGACCGTGCCTTCGTGCCGGACCGCCAGAAGCAGGCCCAGGAGCTCGCCGAGTTCTCCGACTTGCTCCCGCCCGCCGCCCGCCGCCCTTCCGAGGAAGGCGCCTCGCGCCCCTTGAAACCCGCCCCGCACACCATCGCCAACGCCCTCGCCGCCGCGGGCCTCGCGCGCGCGTTCGGAGTGGAGGCGGCGGCGGTGCGCGAGGGGCTGCGGGCCTTCCGGCCGGACGCCCATCGCATCGAGCACGTGGCCGACGTCGAGGACGTCGCCTACATCGACGACTCCAAGGCCACCAACACCCACGCCGCGCAGGCGTCGTTGGCGGCGTACGAGTCGATCGTCTGGATCGCCGGTGGCCTCGCCAAGGGCGCCACCTTCGACGAGCTGGTCGCGGGCGCGGCGGGGCGGCTGCGGGGAGTGGTCCTGATCGGCGCCGACCGCGCGCTGATCCGCGAAGCGCTCGCGCGACACGCGCCCGAAGTACCCGTCGTGGACCTAGACCGGACGGACACTGGGGCGATGTCCGAGGCCGTACGGCAGGCCGCGCGGCTCGCGCGGCCGGGGGACACCGTCCTGATGGCGCCGGCCTGTGCGTCGATGGACATGTTCACCAACTACAACAAGCGTGGTGACGCGTTCGCGGCAGCCGTCCGCGAACTCGGCGCGAGCGCCTGA
- the ftsZ gene encoding cell division protein FtsZ — MAAPQNYLAVIKVIGVGGGGVNAINRMIEVGLKGVEFIAINTDAQALLMSDADVKLDVGRELTRGLGAGANPAVGRKAAEDHREEIEEVLKGADMVFVTAGEGGGTGTGGAPVVANIARSLGALTIGVVTRPFTFEGRRRANQAEDGIAELREEVDTLIVIPNDRLLSISDRQVSVLDAFKSADQVLLSGVQGITDLITTPGLINLDFADVKSVMSEAGSALMGIGSARGDDRAVAAAEMAISSPLLEASIDGARGVLLSISGGSDLGLFEINEAAQLVSEAAHPEANIIFGAVIDDALGDEVRVTVIAAGFDGGQPPSKRDNVLGSASAKREEPAPPARQAEPSRPAPAFGGLGSVTARDEAPAAEQPEPVQASEPPATSATPPQVPSTRLHQDSQAEELDVPDFLK, encoded by the coding sequence GTGGCAGCACCGCAGAACTACCTCGCAGTCATCAAAGTCATCGGTGTCGGCGGCGGTGGTGTCAATGCCATCAACCGGATGATCGAGGTCGGTCTCAAGGGCGTCGAGTTCATCGCCATCAACACCGACGCGCAAGCCCTGTTGATGAGCGACGCCGACGTCAAGCTCGACGTGGGCCGTGAACTCACCCGCGGACTCGGCGCAGGAGCCAACCCGGCCGTCGGCCGCAAGGCCGCCGAGGACCACCGCGAGGAGATCGAGGAGGTCCTCAAGGGGGCCGACATGGTCTTCGTGACGGCCGGTGAGGGCGGCGGCACCGGCACGGGCGGCGCGCCCGTGGTCGCCAACATCGCGCGTTCCCTCGGCGCCCTGACGATCGGTGTGGTCACCAGGCCGTTCACCTTCGAGGGCCGCCGCCGCGCGAACCAGGCGGAGGACGGCATCGCCGAGCTCCGCGAAGAGGTCGACACCCTCATCGTCATCCCCAACGACCGGCTCCTGTCCATCTCGGACCGCCAGGTCAGCGTGCTCGACGCCTTCAAGTCGGCCGACCAGGTGCTCCTCTCCGGTGTGCAGGGCATCACCGACCTCATCACCACGCCCGGTCTGATCAACCTCGACTTCGCCGACGTCAAGTCGGTCATGTCCGAGGCGGGTTCGGCGCTCATGGGCATCGGCTCGGCCCGCGGCGACGACCGCGCGGTGGCCGCGGCCGAGATGGCGATCTCCTCGCCGCTCCTGGAGGCGTCCATCGACGGCGCCCGGGGCGTCCTGCTCTCCATCTCCGGCGGCTCCGACCTCGGCCTCTTCGAGATCAACGAAGCGGCCCAACTGGTCAGCGAGGCCGCGCACCCCGAGGCCAACATCATCTTCGGCGCGGTCATCGACGACGCGCTCGGCGACGAGGTCCGCGTCACCGTCATCGCGGCCGGCTTCGACGGCGGCCAGCCCCCGTCCAAGCGGGACAACGTCCTCGGCTCGGCGTCCGCCAAGCGCGAGGAACCGGCGCCCCCGGCCCGGCAGGCCGAACCGTCCCGCCCGGCCCCGGCGTTCGGTGGCCTCGGCAGCGTCACCGCGCGCGACGAAGCGCCCGCCGCCGAGCAGCCCGAGCCGGTCCAGGCGAGCGAGCCCCCGGCCACCTCGGCGACGCCGCCGCAGGTCCCCTCGACCCGTCTGCACCAGGACAGCCAGGCCGAAGAGCTGGACGTGCCGGACTTCCTGAAGTGA
- a CDS encoding cell division protein SepF, producing MAGAMRKMAVYLGLVEDDGYDGRGFDPDDDFEPEPEPERDRRRHEPSHQSHQSHLADRDLDRDESVRVVQPPAPREPAPRAASLPAESGRPARIAPVASITPERQSLEKNAPVIMPKVVSEREPYRITTLHPRTYNEARTIGEHFREGTPVIMNLTEMDDTDAKRLVDFAAGLVFGLHGSIERVTQKVFLLSPANVDVTAEDKARIAEGGFFNQS from the coding sequence ATGGCCGGCGCGATGCGCAAGATGGCGGTCTACCTCGGCCTCGTGGAGGACGACGGTTACGACGGTCGGGGCTTCGACCCCGATGACGATTTCGAGCCCGAGCCGGAGCCCGAGCGCGACCGCCGACGGCATGAGCCGTCGCACCAGTCCCACCAGTCCCACCTCGCGGACCGGGACTTGGACCGGGACGAATCGGTACGAGTGGTGCAGCCGCCCGCGCCCCGCGAACCGGCGCCGCGCGCCGCTTCGCTTCCCGCTGAATCGGGACGTCCGGCGCGAATCGCCCCCGTGGCATCCATCACACCTGAACGCCAGAGCCTGGAGAAGAACGCACCGGTGATCATGCCCAAGGTCGTGTCCGAGCGTGAGCCCTACCGCATCACCACACTTCACCCCCGGACCTACAACGAAGCCCGTACCATCGGGGAACACTTCCGCGAAGGCACCCCGGTGATCATGAACTTGACGGAGATGGACGACACGGATGCGAAGCGACTTGTCGACTTTGCCGCCGGTCTGGTCTTCGGCCTGCATGGCAGTATCGAGCGAGTGACGCAGAAGGTGTTCCTGTTGTCGCCTGCTAACGTCGATGTCACGGCGGAGGACAAGGCCCGCATCGCAGAGGGCGGGTTCTTCAACCAGAGCTGA
- a CDS encoding YggS family pyridoxal phosphate-dependent enzyme, with product MTDRKAELAGNLAKVEERIAAACAAAGRKREELTLIVVTKTYPASDVRFLSELGVRHVAENRDQDAAPKAADCADLPLSWHFVGQLQTNKVRSVVGYADVVQSVDRPKLVTALSAAAVRAGREVGCLLQVALDAEVDGRGDRGGVGPGGIEELAASVADAPGLRLDGLMTVAPLTGEFAGRQQAAFERLMDLSTALRVAHPAANMVSAGMSADLEQAVAAGATHVRVGTAVLGVRRGLG from the coding sequence ATGACGGACCGTAAGGCGGAACTCGCCGGAAATCTGGCGAAAGTAGAAGAACGCATCGCGGCGGCCTGCGCGGCGGCGGGCCGCAAGCGCGAGGAACTGACCCTGATCGTGGTCACCAAGACCTACCCCGCGAGCGATGTGCGGTTTCTCTCGGAACTCGGCGTGCGCCACGTCGCCGAGAACCGCGACCAGGACGCGGCGCCGAAGGCCGCGGACTGCGCCGACCTCCCGCTCAGCTGGCACTTCGTGGGCCAGTTGCAGACCAACAAGGTGCGCTCCGTGGTCGGTTACGCGGACGTGGTGCAGTCGGTGGACCGGCCCAAGCTGGTCACGGCGCTGTCCGCGGCCGCCGTGCGCGCCGGGCGCGAGGTCGGCTGTCTGCTCCAGGTCGCCCTCGACGCGGAGGTCGACGGGCGGGGGGACCGCGGGGGCGTCGGCCCCGGCGGGATCGAGGAGTTGGCCGCGTCCGTGGCCGACGCCCCCGGACTGCGACTCGACGGTCTGATGACCGTCGCGCCGCTCACCGGGGAATTCGCGGGACGGCAACAGGCGGCTTTCGAGCGGCTGATGGATTTGTCGACTGCCCTGCGCGTGGCCCATCCGGCTGCGAACATGGTGTCGGCAGGGATGAGTGCGGACCTCGAACAGGCCGTGGCGGCCGGGGCGACACATGTGCGCGTCGGTACGGCGGTACTCGGAGTCCGACGCGGGCTCGGGTAA